From Lagopus muta isolate bLagMut1 chromosome 15, bLagMut1 primary, whole genome shotgun sequence, the proteins below share one genomic window:
- the RAB26 gene encoding ras-related protein Rab-26: MSRKKAARSKGGGSAPSAALPPPAATAPRSPAPAPELPRNGGAAPGRPSLSSSGEFYDLTFKVMLVGDSGVGKTCLLVRFKDGAFLAGSFISTVGIDFRNKVLTVDGVKVKLQIWDTAGQERFRSVTHAYYRDAHALLLLYDVTNKASFDNIQAWLTEIHEYAQQDVVLMLLGNKVDSAQDRVVKREDGEKLAKEYGVPFMETSAKSGLNVELAFTAIAKELKHRSMKLPNEPKFKLHDYVKKEVRGSGCCRF; this comes from the exons ATGTCGCGGAAGAAAGCGGCACGGAGCAAAGGCGGCGGCTCCGCGCCCTCCGCCGCGCTGCCTCCCCCCGCCGCCACCGCCCCGCGGAGCCCCGCGCCCGCTCCGGAGCTGCCCCGCAACGGCGGCGCTGCGCCCGGGCGGCCCTCGCTGAGCAGCAGTGGAGAGTTCTACGACCTCACCTTCAAG GTGATGCTGGTGGGCGACTCGGGGGTCGGCAAGACCTGCCTGCTGGTGCGCTTCAAGGATGGCGCCTTCCTGGCGGGCAGCTTCATTTCCACCGTGGGGATTGACTTCAGG AACAAGGTGCTGACCGTGGATGGGGTGAAGGTGAAGCTGCAG ATCTGGGACACGGCTGGCCAGGAGCGCTTCCGCAGTGTCACACACGCGTATTATCGGGATGCCCATG ccctgctcctgctgtatGATGTCACCAACAAGGCATCCTTTGACAACATCCAG GCATGGCTGACAGAGATCCACGAATATGCACAGCAGGATGTGGTCCTCATGTTACTGGGAAACAAG GTGGATTCAGCCCAGGACAGAGTGGTGAAAAgggaagatggagaaaaattgGCTAAG GAGTACGGGGTGCCCTTCATGGAGACCAGCGCCAAAAGCGGCCTCAATGTGGAATTAGCATTCACAGCTATCGCAAA AGAACTGAAACACAGGTCCATGAAGCTGCCCAACGAACCCAAATTCAAGCTCCATGATTATGTGAAGAAAGAAGTGAGAGGCTCGGGCTGCTGCAGGTTCTGA